Proteins encoded in a region of the Nicotiana tomentosiformis chromosome 9, ASM39032v3, whole genome shotgun sequence genome:
- the LOC108947676 gene encoding uncharacterized protein, which produces MKKYELFSMKESEPIQEMVTRFTIITNKLKSLGKVFTSKKLVSKALRILLASWESKAIAIQEATELDKISLDELVGNLKTHEIKKIELRKEEPRRDKALVLKASEEDEFDSDDLDLAMFAKFKKFMRNSKNASKRENNGKPKQIEKDSYDGCYKCNKLYHMVKDCPMWELNGRKKELKKRNGKN; this is translated from the coding sequence ATGAAGAAATATGAGCTCTTCTCCATGAAGGAGTCTGAGCCCATCCAGGAGATGGTGACTAGGTTTACTATAATAACAAATAAACTAAAATCACTTGGAAAGGTGTTTACTTCAAAAAAGTTGGTTAGCAAAGCTCTAAGGATTCTTCTAGCTTCATGGGAATCAAAAGCTATAGCTATTCAGGAAGCAACGGAGTTGGATAAGATCTCACTTGATGAGTTAGTTGGAAACTTAAAGACTCATGAGATAAAAAAGATAGAACTGCGCAAAGAAGAACCAAGGAGAGATAAGGCCTTGGTTCTTAAGGCATCTGAAGAAGATGAATTTGACAGTGATGATCTTGACCTAGCAATGTTTGCTAAGTTCAAGAAGTTCATGAGGAATTCCAAAAATGCATCTAAGAGAGAGAACAATGGTAAGCCTAAGCAGATTGAAAAAGATTCATATGATGGGTGCTACAAGTGTAACAAGCTATACCACATGGTCAAAGACTGCCCAATGTGGGAATTGAATGGAAGAAAGAAAGAGCTGAAAAAGAGAAACGGGAAAAACTAA